In the Methanobrevibacter sp. V74 genome, one interval contains:
- a CDS encoding PD-(D/E)XK nuclease family protein — protein MLDSEYPFYLKDRNYALNGVIDLIYEIDGKLGIIDYKNTRLEAKYKDKFKKQLHLYVLALRDQNHEYEGKEISELKVYTIIITNQTFIIDD, from the coding sequence ATACTTGATAGTGAATATCCCTTCTATTTAAAAGACAGAAACTATGCCCTTAATGGAGTCATTGATTTAATCTATGAAATTGATGGTAAATTGGGCATTATTGATTATAAGAATACTCGCTTAGAGGCCAAATACAAAGATAAATTTAAAAAGCAACTTCATTTATATGTATTGGCATTAAGGGACCAAAATCATGAATATGAAGGTAAGGAAATTAGCGAACTTAAAGTTTACACTATTATAATTACTAACCAAACTTTTATTATAGATGACTGA